Proteins found in one Prochlorothrix hollandica PCC 9006 = CALU 1027 genomic segment:
- a CDS encoding OmpA family protein — translation MATPSSTRLVAVESAALELQNWFTSLEPAPSALSPSVLSPSDPAPGVSAPAPNAANPSAAATVSPRPVALGTLTSVAPGSPPVVIAPSAVASPPLPRISPLGRVWGWLAPVWPVGLTLGCGLASLAGGMAWAEYRPLGTIPAATQVPVLEQGFRAVSAGWNALKGGSLEGIDRNPDRTGTLAANLDETDRQQLQQDLAQLQQEAHQLLDEVVALEQRLGVEPRGGSLDLRLESLQQILNPDLDRDRSTATLRVTLPSDALFGDGQAQLRPEAYRLLSTVISDLRRYPVAQVTIATHTDDIGDEAANRSLSFRQSRSLSQYLEDRLGSSYHWNPLGYGEAQALVDNSTNSNRQRNRRIEIEIKP, via the coding sequence ATTACAAAACTGGTTTACCAGTCTTGAACCAGCCCCCAGTGCTTTAAGCCCCAGTGTTTTAAGCCCCAGTGACCCTGCCCCAGGGGTTTCTGCACCCGCGCCCAACGCCGCCAACCCATCCGCCGCCGCAACCGTATCCCCGCGCCCGGTTGCCTTGGGAACCCTGACCTCTGTCGCCCCCGGCTCGCCTCCAGTGGTCATTGCGCCCTCTGCCGTTGCCTCCCCGCCGCTGCCCCGGATCTCTCCCCTAGGCCGTGTTTGGGGCTGGTTGGCTCCGGTGTGGCCCGTGGGTTTGACCCTGGGCTGTGGGCTGGCATCCCTGGCGGGGGGCATGGCCTGGGCTGAATACCGCCCCCTAGGAACGATCCCCGCTGCCACCCAGGTTCCCGTGCTGGAGCAGGGGTTTAGGGCCGTGTCGGCGGGCTGGAATGCCCTAAAGGGGGGTTCTCTTGAGGGAATCGATCGCAATCCCGATCGCACCGGAACCCTAGCCGCCAACCTCGACGAGACCGATCGCCAGCAACTGCAACAGGATTTGGCCCAATTGCAACAGGAAGCCCACCAGCTTTTAGATGAAGTGGTGGCCCTAGAACAACGTCTGGGGGTGGAACCCAGGGGCGGATCCCTAGATCTACGGCTGGAGTCCCTGCAACAGATCCTCAACCCCGATCTGGATCGCGATCGCAGCACCGCGACCCTGCGGGTCACCTTGCCCAGCGATGCCCTGTTTGGGGATGGGCAAGCCCAACTGCGGCCCGAAGCCTACCGGCTCCTGAGTACGGTGATTAGCGATTTACGCCGCTACCCAGTAGCCCAGGTTACGATCGCCACCCACACCGACGACATTGGTGATGAGGCTGCTAACCGCTCCCTGTCGTTCCGCCAAAGCCGCAGCCTGTCCCAATACCTGGAAGATCGCCTAGGCAGCAGCTACCACTGGAATCCCCTGGGTTATGGGGAAGCTCAAGCCTTGGTGGACAACAGCACCAACAGCAATCGCCAACGCAACCGCCGCATTGAAATCGAGATTAAACCATAA